Proteins from a single region of Gambusia affinis linkage group LG12, SWU_Gaff_1.0, whole genome shotgun sequence:
- the LOC122840822 gene encoding protein app1-like isoform X43, whose translation MGREKVKNPAVCLAALVILTCYWVKTTDCFRLRKSQRRIVQRETGFPPSGRVQEGNIVFGRVFEVPHGSKKHSKNASVDDETDYQADFAGWSQQADMEETSKEKWNPLATSLHCFGDHMKFRSLGPGASQLAVEQAHEPPVPLSMVPPKCGYRMHGNSMAFVLIAPYDGCNMIQQGGNYMLPLLWQGHPLSLLCPKHARTKVPQVPQMPSQPYFEQVPQMLQVPQMPSQPYFEQVPQMPQVPQMPSQPYFEQVPQMLQVPQMPSQPYFDFYSHLFPTLDEPAQPVPQLPKLPLPLYLYPFPPQTTAPPPTTSVSKVPYPQIPFPPYFPVPYWHQFPEFPPFLPYPTEKPPKSPTSGQKTTTISAKTTESPATTQGPTDAPAQLYPIEYLPVVPNEHFPHMFYSHKG comes from the exons ATGGGTAGAGAAAAGGTGAAAAATCCCGCTGTTTGTTTGGCTGCACTTGTTATTCTGACGTGTTACTGGGTGAAAACTACAGACTGCTTTCGACTGAGGAAGTCCCAGAGACGAATCGTGCAGAGAGAAACTGGTTTTCCTCCCTCAGGTCGAGTTCAAGAAGGAAACATCGTGTTCGGGAGGGTTTTTGAGGTCCCACATGGAAGCAAAAAGCACTCTAAAAACGCTTCAGTGGATGATGAAACTGATTATCAAGCAGATTTTGCTG GCTGGTCTCAGCAGGCTGACATGGAAGAGACCTCCAAGGAGAAATGGAACCCCTTAGCAACCTCTCTGCATTGTTTTGGTGACCACATGAAGTTCAGGTCACTTGGACCTGGAGCTTCACAACTTGCAGTGGAGCAAG CACATGAGCCCCCGGTGCCTCTTTCCATGGTCCCTCCAAAATGTGGCTACAGAATGCATGGGAACTCGATGGCATTTGTTCTGATTGCTCCGTATGATGGCTGCAACATGATTCAGCAG GGAGGAAATTACATGCTACCACTACTCTGGCAAGGCCATCCTCTGTCTCTGTTATGTCCCAAACATGCAAGAACCAAGGTGCCACAGGTTCCCCAGATGCCCAGCCAGCCTTACTTTGAGCAGGTTCCCCAGATGCTGCAGGTTCCCCAGATGCCCAGCCAGCCTTACTTTGAGCAG GTTCCCCAGATGCCACAGGTTCCCCAGATGCCCAGCCAGCCTTACTTTGAGCAGGTTCCCCAGATGCTACAGGTTCCCCAGATGCCCAGCCAGCCttactttgacttttattcTCATCTCTTCCCTACACTGGATGAACCTGCACAACCTGTGCCACAACTTCCAAAACTTCCCTTACCCCTGTACTTGTACCCTTTCCCACCTCAGACGACTGCCCCACCACCTACCACATCAGTATCTAAAGTCCCATATCCTCAGATTCCCTTTCCACCATATTTCCCTGTCCCATACTGGCATCAGTTTCCAGAATTCCCTCCCTTCTTGCCTTATCCAACTGAAAAACCTCCAAAGTCTCCAACTTCAGGACAGAAGACAACAACAATTTCAGCTAAAACTACAGAGTCTCCTGCAACTACCCAGGGTCCTACTGATGCCCCTGCACAGTTGTATCCCATTGAGTACCTACCTGTTGTTCcaaatgaacattttccacacatgttttattctcataaaGGCTAG
- the LOC122840822 gene encoding leucine-rich repeat extensin-like protein 2 isoform X32, with amino-acid sequence MGREKVKNPAVCLAALVILTCYWVKTTDCFRLRKSQRRIVQRETGFPPSGRVQEGNIVFGRVFEVPHGSKKHSKNASVDDETDYQADFAGWSQQADMEETSKEKWNPLATSLHCFGDHMKFRSLGPGASQLAVEQAHEPPVPLSMVPPKCGYRMHGNSMAFVLIAPYDGCNMIQQGGNYMLPLLWQGHPLSLLCPKHARTKVPQVPQMPSQPYFEQVPQMPSQPYFEQVPQMPQVPQMPSQPYFEQVPQMPQVPQMPSQPYFEQVPQMPQVPQMPQVPQMPQVPQMPSQPYFEQVPQMLQVPQMPSQPYFDFYSHLFPTLDEPAQPVPQLPKLPLPLYLYPFPPQTTAPPPTTSVSKVPYPQIPFPPYFPVPYWHQFPEFPPFLPYPTEKPPKSPTSGQKTTTISAKTTESPATTQGPTDAPAQLYPIEYLPVVPNEHFPHMFYSHKG; translated from the exons ATGGGTAGAGAAAAGGTGAAAAATCCCGCTGTTTGTTTGGCTGCACTTGTTATTCTGACGTGTTACTGGGTGAAAACTACAGACTGCTTTCGACTGAGGAAGTCCCAGAGACGAATCGTGCAGAGAGAAACTGGTTTTCCTCCCTCAGGTCGAGTTCAAGAAGGAAACATCGTGTTCGGGAGGGTTTTTGAGGTCCCACATGGAAGCAAAAAGCACTCTAAAAACGCTTCAGTGGATGATGAAACTGATTATCAAGCAGATTTTGCTG GCTGGTCTCAGCAGGCTGACATGGAAGAGACCTCCAAGGAGAAATGGAACCCCTTAGCAACCTCTCTGCATTGTTTTGGTGACCACATGAAGTTCAGGTCACTTGGACCTGGAGCTTCACAACTTGCAGTGGAGCAAG CACATGAGCCCCCGGTGCCTCTTTCCATGGTCCCTCCAAAATGTGGCTACAGAATGCATGGGAACTCGATGGCATTTGTTCTGATTGCTCCGTATGATGGCTGCAACATGATTCAGCAG GGAGGAAATTACATGCTACCACTACTCTGGCAAGGCCATCCTCTGTCTCTGTTATGTCCCAAACATGCAAGAACCAAGGTGCCACAGGTTCCCCAGATGCCCAGCCAGCCTTACTTTGAGCAG GTTCCCCAGATGCCCAGCCAGCCTTACTTTGAGCAGGTTCCCCAGATGCCACAGGTTCCCCAGATGCCCAGCCAGCCTTACTTTGAGCAGGTTCCCCAGATGCCACAGGTTCCCCAGATGCCCAGCCAGCCTTACTTTGAGCAGGTTCCCCAGATGCCACAGGTTCCCCAGATGCCACAGGTTCCCCAGATGCCACAGGTTCCCCAGATGCCCAGCCAGCCTTACTTTGAGCAGGTTCCCCAGATGCTACAGGTTCCCCAGATGCCCAGCCAGCCttactttgacttttattcTCATCTCTTCCCTACACTGGATGAACCTGCACAACCTGTGCCACAACTTCCAAAACTTCCCTTACCCCTGTACTTGTACCCTTTCCCACCTCAGACGACTGCCCCACCACCTACCACATCAGTATCTAAAGTCCCATATCCTCAGATTCCCTTTCCACCATATTTCCCTGTCCCATACTGGCATCAGTTTCCAGAATTCCCTCCCTTCTTGCCTTATCCAACTGAAAAACCTCCAAAGTCTCCAACTTCAGGACAGAAGACAACAACAATTTCAGCTAAAACTACAGAGTCTCCTGCAACTACCCAGGGTCCTACTGATGCCCCTGCACAGTTGTATCCCATTGAGTACCTACCTGTTGTTCcaaatgaacattttccacacatgttttattctcataaaGGCTAG
- the LOC122840822 gene encoding leucine-rich repeat extensin-like protein 5 isoform X37, with the protein MGREKVKNPAVCLAALVILTCYWVKTTDCFRLRKSQRRIVQRETGFPPSGRVQEGNIVFGRVFEVPHGSKKHSKNASVDDETDYQADFAGWSQQADMEETSKEKWNPLATSLHCFGDHMKFRSLGPGASQLAVEQAHEPPVPLSMVPPKCGYRMHGNSMAFVLIAPYDGCNMIQQGGNYMLPLLWQGHPLSLLCPKHARTKVPQVPQMPSQPYFEQVPQMLQVPQMPSQPYFEQVPQMPQVPQMPQVPQMPSQPYFEQVPQMPQVPQMPQVPQMPQVPQMPSQPYFEQVPQMLQVPQMPSQPYFDFYSHLFPTLDEPAQPVPQLPKLPLPLYLYPFPPQTTAPPPTTSVSKVPYPQIPFPPYFPVPYWHQFPEFPPFLPYPTEKPPKSPTSGQKTTTISAKTTESPATTQGPTDAPAQLYPIEYLPVVPNEHFPHMFYSHKG; encoded by the exons ATGGGTAGAGAAAAGGTGAAAAATCCCGCTGTTTGTTTGGCTGCACTTGTTATTCTGACGTGTTACTGGGTGAAAACTACAGACTGCTTTCGACTGAGGAAGTCCCAGAGACGAATCGTGCAGAGAGAAACTGGTTTTCCTCCCTCAGGTCGAGTTCAAGAAGGAAACATCGTGTTCGGGAGGGTTTTTGAGGTCCCACATGGAAGCAAAAAGCACTCTAAAAACGCTTCAGTGGATGATGAAACTGATTATCAAGCAGATTTTGCTG GCTGGTCTCAGCAGGCTGACATGGAAGAGACCTCCAAGGAGAAATGGAACCCCTTAGCAACCTCTCTGCATTGTTTTGGTGACCACATGAAGTTCAGGTCACTTGGACCTGGAGCTTCACAACTTGCAGTGGAGCAAG CACATGAGCCCCCGGTGCCTCTTTCCATGGTCCCTCCAAAATGTGGCTACAGAATGCATGGGAACTCGATGGCATTTGTTCTGATTGCTCCGTATGATGGCTGCAACATGATTCAGCAG GGAGGAAATTACATGCTACCACTACTCTGGCAAGGCCATCCTCTGTCTCTGTTATGTCCCAAACATGCAAGAACCAAGGTGCCACAGGTTCCCCAGATGCCCAGCCAGCCTTACTTTGAGCAG GTTCCCCAGATGCTGCAGGTTCCCCAGATGCCCAGCCAGCCTTACTTTGAGCAGGTTCCCCAGATGCCACAG GTTCCCCAGATGCCACAGGTTCCCCAGATGCCCAGCCAGCCTTACTTTGAGCAGGTTCCCCAGATGCCACAGGTTCCCCAGATGCCACAGGTTCCCCAGATGCCACAGGTTCCCCAGATGCCCAGCCAGCCTTACTTTGAGCAGGTTCCCCAGATGCTACAGGTTCCCCAGATGCCCAGCCAGCCttactttgacttttattcTCATCTCTTCCCTACACTGGATGAACCTGCACAACCTGTGCCACAACTTCCAAAACTTCCCTTACCCCTGTACTTGTACCCTTTCCCACCTCAGACGACTGCCCCACCACCTACCACATCAGTATCTAAAGTCCCATATCCTCAGATTCCCTTTCCACCATATTTCCCTGTCCCATACTGGCATCAGTTTCCAGAATTCCCTCCCTTCTTGCCTTATCCAACTGAAAAACCTCCAAAGTCTCCAACTTCAGGACAGAAGACAACAACAATTTCAGCTAAAACTACAGAGTCTCCTGCAACTACCCAGGGTCCTACTGATGCCCCTGCACAGTTGTATCCCATTGAGTACCTACCTGTTGTTCcaaatgaacattttccacacatgttttattctcataaaGGCTAG
- the LOC122840822 gene encoding protein app1-like isoform X15 codes for MGREKVKNPAVCLAALVILTCYWVKTTDCFRLRKSQRRIVQRETGFPPSGRVQEGNIVFGRVFEVPHGSKKHSKNASVDDETDYQADFAGWSQQADMEETSKEKWNPLATSLHCFGDHMKFRSLGPGASQLAVEQAHEPPVPLSMVPPKCGYRMHGNSMAFVLIAPYDGCNMIQQGGNYMLPLLWQGHPLSLLCPKHARTKVPQVPQMPSQPYFEQVPQMLQVPQMPSQPYFEQVPQMLQVPQMLQVPQMLQVPQMLQVPQMPSQPYFEQVPQMPQVPQMPQVPQMPSQPYFEQVPQMPQVPQMPSQPYFEQVPQMLQVPQMPSQPYFDFYSHLFPTLDEPAQPVPQLPKLPLPLYLYPFPPQTTAPPPTTSVSKVPYPQIPFPPYFPVPYWHQFPEFPPFLPYPTEKPPKSPTSGQKTTTISAKTTESPATTQGPTDAPAQLYPIEYLPVVPNEHFPHMFYSHKG; via the exons ATGGGTAGAGAAAAGGTGAAAAATCCCGCTGTTTGTTTGGCTGCACTTGTTATTCTGACGTGTTACTGGGTGAAAACTACAGACTGCTTTCGACTGAGGAAGTCCCAGAGACGAATCGTGCAGAGAGAAACTGGTTTTCCTCCCTCAGGTCGAGTTCAAGAAGGAAACATCGTGTTCGGGAGGGTTTTTGAGGTCCCACATGGAAGCAAAAAGCACTCTAAAAACGCTTCAGTGGATGATGAAACTGATTATCAAGCAGATTTTGCTG GCTGGTCTCAGCAGGCTGACATGGAAGAGACCTCCAAGGAGAAATGGAACCCCTTAGCAACCTCTCTGCATTGTTTTGGTGACCACATGAAGTTCAGGTCACTTGGACCTGGAGCTTCACAACTTGCAGTGGAGCAAG CACATGAGCCCCCGGTGCCTCTTTCCATGGTCCCTCCAAAATGTGGCTACAGAATGCATGGGAACTCGATGGCATTTGTTCTGATTGCTCCGTATGATGGCTGCAACATGATTCAGCAG GGAGGAAATTACATGCTACCACTACTCTGGCAAGGCCATCCTCTGTCTCTGTTATGTCCCAAACATGCAAGAACCAAGGTGCCACAGGTTCCCCAGATGCCCAGCCAGCCTTACTTTGAGCAGGTTCCCCAGATGCTGCAGGTTCCCCAGATGCCCAGCCAGCCTTACTTTGAGCAGGTTCCCCAGATGCTGCAGGTTCCCCAGATGCTGCAGGTTCCCCAGATGCTGCAGGTTCCCCAGATGCTGCAGGTTCCCCAGATGCCCAGCCAGCCTTACTTTGAGCAGGTTCCCCAGATGCCACAG GTTCCCCAGATGCCACAGGTTCCCCAGATGCCCAGCCAGCCTTACTTTGAGCAG GTTCCCCAGATGCCACAGGTTCCCCAGATGCCCAGCCAGCCTTACTTTGAGCAGGTTCCCCAGATGCTACAGGTTCCCCAGATGCCCAGCCAGCCttactttgacttttattcTCATCTCTTCCCTACACTGGATGAACCTGCACAACCTGTGCCACAACTTCCAAAACTTCCCTTACCCCTGTACTTGTACCCTTTCCCACCTCAGACGACTGCCCCACCACCTACCACATCAGTATCTAAAGTCCCATATCCTCAGATTCCCTTTCCACCATATTTCCCTGTCCCATACTGGCATCAGTTTCCAGAATTCCCTCCCTTCTTGCCTTATCCAACTGAAAAACCTCCAAAGTCTCCAACTTCAGGACAGAAGACAACAACAATTTCAGCTAAAACTACAGAGTCTCCTGCAACTACCCAGGGTCCTACTGATGCCCCTGCACAGTTGTATCCCATTGAGTACCTACCTGTTGTTCcaaatgaacattttccacacatgttttattctcataaaGGCTAG
- the LOC122840822 gene encoding leucine-rich repeat extensin-like protein 1 isoform X5, which produces MGREKVKNPAVCLAALVILTCYWVKTTDCFRLRKSQRRIVQRETGFPPSGRVQEGNIVFGRVFEVPHGSKKHSKNASVDDETDYQADFAGWSQQADMEETSKEKWNPLATSLHCFGDHMKFRSLGPGASQLAVEQAHEPPVPLSMVPPKCGYRMHGNSMAFVLIAPYDGCNMIQQGGNYMLPLLWQGHPLSLLCPKHARTKVPQVPQMPSQPYFEQVPQMLQVPQMPSQPYFEQVPQMLQVPQMLQVPQMLQVPQMLQVPQMPSQPYFEQVPQMPQVPQMPQVPQMPSQPYFEQVPQMPQVPQMPQVPQMPQVPQMPSQPYFEQVPQMLQVPQMPSQPYFDFYSHLFPTLDEPAQPVPQLPKLPLPLYLYPFPPQTTAPPPTTSVSKVPYPQIPFPPYFPVPYWHQFPEFPPFLPYPTEKPPKSPTSGQKTTTISAKTTESPATTQGPTDAPAQLYPIEYLPVVPNEHFPHMFYSHKG; this is translated from the exons ATGGGTAGAGAAAAGGTGAAAAATCCCGCTGTTTGTTTGGCTGCACTTGTTATTCTGACGTGTTACTGGGTGAAAACTACAGACTGCTTTCGACTGAGGAAGTCCCAGAGACGAATCGTGCAGAGAGAAACTGGTTTTCCTCCCTCAGGTCGAGTTCAAGAAGGAAACATCGTGTTCGGGAGGGTTTTTGAGGTCCCACATGGAAGCAAAAAGCACTCTAAAAACGCTTCAGTGGATGATGAAACTGATTATCAAGCAGATTTTGCTG GCTGGTCTCAGCAGGCTGACATGGAAGAGACCTCCAAGGAGAAATGGAACCCCTTAGCAACCTCTCTGCATTGTTTTGGTGACCACATGAAGTTCAGGTCACTTGGACCTGGAGCTTCACAACTTGCAGTGGAGCAAG CACATGAGCCCCCGGTGCCTCTTTCCATGGTCCCTCCAAAATGTGGCTACAGAATGCATGGGAACTCGATGGCATTTGTTCTGATTGCTCCGTATGATGGCTGCAACATGATTCAGCAG GGAGGAAATTACATGCTACCACTACTCTGGCAAGGCCATCCTCTGTCTCTGTTATGTCCCAAACATGCAAGAACCAAGGTGCCACAGGTTCCCCAGATGCCCAGCCAGCCTTACTTTGAGCAGGTTCCCCAGATGCTGCAGGTTCCCCAGATGCCCAGCCAGCCTTACTTTGAGCAGGTTCCCCAGATGCTGCAGGTTCCCCAGATGCTGCAGGTTCCCCAGATGCTGCAGGTTCCCCAGATGCTGCAGGTTCCCCAGATGCCCAGCCAGCCTTACTTTGAGCAGGTTCCCCAGATGCCACAG GTTCCCCAGATGCCACAGGTTCCCCAGATGCCCAGCCAGCCTTACTTTGAGCAGGTTCCCCAGATGCCACAGGTTCCCCAGATGCCACAGGTTCCCCAGATGCCACAGGTTCCCCAGATGCCCAGCCAGCCTTACTTTGAGCAGGTTCCCCAGATGCTACAGGTTCCCCAGATGCCCAGCCAGCCttactttgacttttattcTCATCTCTTCCCTACACTGGATGAACCTGCACAACCTGTGCCACAACTTCCAAAACTTCCCTTACCCCTGTACTTGTACCCTTTCCCACCTCAGACGACTGCCCCACCACCTACCACATCAGTATCTAAAGTCCCATATCCTCAGATTCCCTTTCCACCATATTTCCCTGTCCCATACTGGCATCAGTTTCCAGAATTCCCTCCCTTCTTGCCTTATCCAACTGAAAAACCTCCAAAGTCTCCAACTTCAGGACAGAAGACAACAACAATTTCAGCTAAAACTACAGAGTCTCCTGCAACTACCCAGGGTCCTACTGATGCCCCTGCACAGTTGTATCCCATTGAGTACCTACCTGTTGTTCcaaatgaacattttccacacatgttttattctcataaaGGCTAG
- the LOC122840822 gene encoding leucine-rich repeat extensin-like protein 2 isoform X2 yields the protein MGREKVKNPAVCLAALVILTCYWVKTTDCFRLRKSQRRIVQRETGFPPSGRVQEGNIVFGRVFEVPHGSKKHSKNASVDDETDYQADFAGWSQQADMEETSKEKWNPLATSLHCFGDHMKFRSLGPGASQLAVEQAHEPPVPLSMVPPKCGYRMHGNSMAFVLIAPYDGCNMIQQGGNYMLPLLWQGHPLSLLCPKHARTKVPQVPQMPSQPYFEQVPQMLQVPQMPSQPYFEQVPQMLQVPQMLQVPQMLQVPQMLQVPQMPSQPYFEQVPQMPQVPQMPSQPYFEQVPQMPQVPQMPSQPYFEQVPQMPQVPQMPSQPYFEQVPQMLQVPQMPSQPYFDFYSHLFPTLDEPAQPVPQLPKLPLPLYLYPFPPQTTAPPPTTSVSKVPYPQIPFPPYFPVPYWHQFPEFPPFLPYPTEKPPKSPTSGQKTTTISAKTTESPATTQGPTDAPAQLYPIEYLPVVPNEHFPHMFYSHKG from the exons ATGGGTAGAGAAAAGGTGAAAAATCCCGCTGTTTGTTTGGCTGCACTTGTTATTCTGACGTGTTACTGGGTGAAAACTACAGACTGCTTTCGACTGAGGAAGTCCCAGAGACGAATCGTGCAGAGAGAAACTGGTTTTCCTCCCTCAGGTCGAGTTCAAGAAGGAAACATCGTGTTCGGGAGGGTTTTTGAGGTCCCACATGGAAGCAAAAAGCACTCTAAAAACGCTTCAGTGGATGATGAAACTGATTATCAAGCAGATTTTGCTG GCTGGTCTCAGCAGGCTGACATGGAAGAGACCTCCAAGGAGAAATGGAACCCCTTAGCAACCTCTCTGCATTGTTTTGGTGACCACATGAAGTTCAGGTCACTTGGACCTGGAGCTTCACAACTTGCAGTGGAGCAAG CACATGAGCCCCCGGTGCCTCTTTCCATGGTCCCTCCAAAATGTGGCTACAGAATGCATGGGAACTCGATGGCATTTGTTCTGATTGCTCCGTATGATGGCTGCAACATGATTCAGCAG GGAGGAAATTACATGCTACCACTACTCTGGCAAGGCCATCCTCTGTCTCTGTTATGTCCCAAACATGCAAGAACCAAGGTGCCACAGGTTCCCCAGATGCCCAGCCAGCCTTACTTTGAGCAGGTTCCCCAGATGCTGCAGGTTCCCCAGATGCCCAGCCAGCCTTACTTTGAGCAGGTTCCCCAGATGCTGCAGGTTCCCCAGATGCTGCAGGTTCCCCAGATGCTGCAGGTTCCCCAGATGCTGCAGGTTCCCCAGATGCCCAGCCAGCCTTACTTTGAGCAGGTTCCCCAGATGCCACAGGTTCCCCAGATGCCCAGCCAGCCTTACTTTGAGCAGGTTCCCCAGATGCCACAGGTTCCCCAGATGCCCAGCCAGCCTTACTTTGAGCAG GTTCCCCAGATGCCACAGGTTCCCCAGATGCCCAGCCAGCCTTACTTTGAGCAGGTTCCCCAGATGCTACAGGTTCCCCAGATGCCCAGCCAGCCttactttgacttttattcTCATCTCTTCCCTACACTGGATGAACCTGCACAACCTGTGCCACAACTTCCAAAACTTCCCTTACCCCTGTACTTGTACCCTTTCCCACCTCAGACGACTGCCCCACCACCTACCACATCAGTATCTAAAGTCCCATATCCTCAGATTCCCTTTCCACCATATTTCCCTGTCCCATACTGGCATCAGTTTCCAGAATTCCCTCCCTTCTTGCCTTATCCAACTGAAAAACCTCCAAAGTCTCCAACTTCAGGACAGAAGACAACAACAATTTCAGCTAAAACTACAGAGTCTCCTGCAACTACCCAGGGTCCTACTGATGCCCCTGCACAGTTGTATCCCATTGAGTACCTACCTGTTGTTCcaaatgaacattttccacacatgttttattctcataaaGGCTAG
- the LOC122840822 gene encoding leucine-rich repeat extensin-like protein 1 isoform X21 → MGREKVKNPAVCLAALVILTCYWVKTTDCFRLRKSQRRIVQRETGFPPSGRVQEGNIVFGRVFEVPHGSKKHSKNASVDDETDYQADFAGWSQQADMEETSKEKWNPLATSLHCFGDHMKFRSLGPGASQLAVEQAHEPPVPLSMVPPKCGYRMHGNSMAFVLIAPYDGCNMIQQGGNYMLPLLWQGHPLSLLCPKHARTKVPQVPQMPSQPYFEQVPQMLQVPQMPSQPYFEQVPQMLQVPQMLQVPQMLQVPQMLQVPQMPSQPYFEQVPQMPQVPQMPSQPYFEQVPQMPQVPQMPSQPYFEQVPQMLQVPQMPSQPYFDFYSHLFPTLDEPAQPVPQLPKLPLPLYLYPFPPQTTAPPPTTSVSKVPYPQIPFPPYFPVPYWHQFPEFPPFLPYPTEKPPKSPTSGQKTTTISAKTTESPATTQGPTDAPAQLYPIEYLPVVPNEHFPHMFYSHKG, encoded by the exons ATGGGTAGAGAAAAGGTGAAAAATCCCGCTGTTTGTTTGGCTGCACTTGTTATTCTGACGTGTTACTGGGTGAAAACTACAGACTGCTTTCGACTGAGGAAGTCCCAGAGACGAATCGTGCAGAGAGAAACTGGTTTTCCTCCCTCAGGTCGAGTTCAAGAAGGAAACATCGTGTTCGGGAGGGTTTTTGAGGTCCCACATGGAAGCAAAAAGCACTCTAAAAACGCTTCAGTGGATGATGAAACTGATTATCAAGCAGATTTTGCTG GCTGGTCTCAGCAGGCTGACATGGAAGAGACCTCCAAGGAGAAATGGAACCCCTTAGCAACCTCTCTGCATTGTTTTGGTGACCACATGAAGTTCAGGTCACTTGGACCTGGAGCTTCACAACTTGCAGTGGAGCAAG CACATGAGCCCCCGGTGCCTCTTTCCATGGTCCCTCCAAAATGTGGCTACAGAATGCATGGGAACTCGATGGCATTTGTTCTGATTGCTCCGTATGATGGCTGCAACATGATTCAGCAG GGAGGAAATTACATGCTACCACTACTCTGGCAAGGCCATCCTCTGTCTCTGTTATGTCCCAAACATGCAAGAACCAAGGTGCCACAGGTTCCCCAGATGCCCAGCCAGCCTTACTTTGAGCAGGTTCCCCAGATGCTGCAGGTTCCCCAGATGCCCAGCCAGCCTTACTTTGAGCAGGTTCCCCAGATGCTGCAGGTTCCCCAGATGCTGCAGGTTCCCCAGATGCTGCAGGTTCCCCAGATGCTGCAGGTTCCCCAGATGCCCAGCCAGCCTTACTTTGAGCAGGTTCCCCAGATGCCACAGGTTCCCCAGATGCCCAGCCAGCCTTACTTTGAGCAG GTTCCCCAGATGCCACAGGTTCCCCAGATGCCCAGCCAGCCTTACTTTGAGCAGGTTCCCCAGATGCTACAGGTTCCCCAGATGCCCAGCCAGCCttactttgacttttattcTCATCTCTTCCCTACACTGGATGAACCTGCACAACCTGTGCCACAACTTCCAAAACTTCCCTTACCCCTGTACTTGTACCCTTTCCCACCTCAGACGACTGCCCCACCACCTACCACATCAGTATCTAAAGTCCCATATCCTCAGATTCCCTTTCCACCATATTTCCCTGTCCCATACTGGCATCAGTTTCCAGAATTCCCTCCCTTCTTGCCTTATCCAACTGAAAAACCTCCAAAGTCTCCAACTTCAGGACAGAAGACAACAACAATTTCAGCTAAAACTACAGAGTCTCCTGCAACTACCCAGGGTCCTACTGATGCCCCTGCACAGTTGTATCCCATTGAGTACCTACCTGTTGTTCcaaatgaacattttccacacatgttttattctcataaaGGCTAG